Proteins found in one Candidatus Methylomirabilota bacterium genomic segment:
- the fdh3B gene encoding formate dehydrogenase FDH3 subunit beta, whose translation MALLTPARMKFYIDVKRCIECGGCEVACKNENNVPQGIARIRVVTVNEGVPGETNVAVPCMHCSKAPCVAVCPVDALYHRPDGIVHVNKETCIGCGYCLYACPFGAPQFPKSSPFGARGVMDKCTYCAGGPEEPLSEKERRMYGSNRIAEGKLPMCASVCSTKALVAGDAEEVANVVRTRMAARGSGGGAWGWGSAYPTGR comes from the coding sequence ATGGCGCTATTGACGCCTGCGCGGATGAAGTTCTACATCGACGTCAAGCGCTGCATCGAATGCGGCGGCTGCGAGGTCGCGTGTAAGAACGAAAATAACGTCCCGCAGGGCATTGCTCGCATCCGGGTGGTCACGGTGAACGAGGGGGTGCCGGGGGAGACGAACGTCGCCGTCCCCTGCATGCACTGCTCCAAGGCACCGTGCGTGGCCGTCTGTCCGGTGGATGCCCTATACCATCGACCGGATGGGATCGTCCACGTCAACAAGGAGACCTGTATCGGGTGCGGGTATTGCCTGTACGCCTGTCCCTTTGGAGCCCCGCAGTTCCCCAAGTCCAGCCCCTTTGGGGCGCGGGGCGTCATGGACAAGTGCACCTACTGCGCCGGCGGGCCCGAGGAGCCGCTCTCGGAGAAGGAGCGGCGGATGTACGGGTCCAACCGGATCGCAGAGGGGAAGTTGCCCATGTGCGCCTCGGTTTGCTCCACCAAGGCGCTGGTGGCCGGGGATGCCGAGGAGGTGGCCAATGTGGTGCGGACGCGGATGGCCGCCCGCGGCTCTGGTGGCGGCGCCTGGGGGTGGGGGAGTGCCTATCCCACGGGTAGGTAG
- a CDS encoding molecular chaperone TorD family protein → MGAVIGDRELSQFRREYYELLSVLFLREPTAELLTLLGQNLEARVEAAAALRPLLGEGWREVGQFLQQDRENPQGLAAKVVEEFTPLFVGPGIPKITPCESLYLTGKLFGPPLVQIRNFMRRVGLAKQEEWPEPDDHIAFTSDIMRQLITRQETAANPDEETQWLNLQGDFLKAHLSRWVPRFAEDLEKLGGEFYRGVGKVVRGFLEFEKELLADWGSERPAHLIQVKESGFTGPLFTAEAADEPEEESPSCPPHG, encoded by the coding sequence ATGGGAGCCGTGATCGGCGATCGGGAACTCAGCCAGTTCCGCCGTGAGTACTACGAACTTCTCTCTGTCCTTTTCCTGCGGGAGCCGACGGCGGAGCTACTAACGCTGCTCGGGCAGAACCTGGAGGCTCGCGTCGAGGCGGCAGCTGCCCTGCGTCCCCTCTTGGGGGAAGGGTGGCGGGAGGTGGGCCAATTCCTCCAGCAGGATCGGGAGAACCCCCAGGGCCTGGCGGCGAAAGTGGTCGAGGAGTTCACCCCCCTCTTTGTGGGTCCGGGCATCCCAAAGATCACCCCCTGCGAATCTTTGTATCTCACGGGCAAGCTATTCGGTCCCCCCCTCGTCCAGATCCGGAACTTCATGCGGCGGGTCGGGCTCGCGAAGCAGGAGGAGTGGCCTGAGCCAGATGACCACATCGCCTTTACGTCCGATATCATGCGCCAATTGATCACCCGGCAGGAGACTGCAGCCAATCCCGACGAGGAGACCCAATGGCTCAATCTACAGGGGGACTTCTTGAAAGCCCACCTCAGCCGGTGGGTCCCCCGGTTCGCTGAAGATTTAGAAAAGCTCGGGGGAGAGTTCTACCGGGGCGTGGGCAAGGTGGTCCGGGGGTTCCTGGAGTTTGAGAAGGAGCTCCTGGCGGACTGGGGTTCGGAGAGGCCCGCCCATCTGATCCAGGTGAAAGAATCGGGCTTTACGGGGCCCCTGTTTACGGCCGAAGCGGCAGATGAGCCGGAGGAGGAGTCCCCCTCTTGCCCCCCTCACGGATAG
- the nrfD gene encoding polysulfide reductase NrfD has product MPPIDQLDPSGPLVQLVARQWSSTPHIPLYLFFGGLAAGIFIVAAICDLVSLKAPRFEAVAKAAGYLAFPMAALGGLFLSIHLGKPERGILFPLFFTNFESWMVIGAWILAPFMAVSAAYPALWFFGVDRRARIVVAIVGIPVAIGLAGYTGFLLSAQGFVPLWSQKYLPIMFLNSGVTTGIALAGIATLVATQISLPLVGPIRLEDRDRSDVIRWLTLFMGIAILLESFELYSFMGYLTQKAKGGEFVVNVLTQGALSSWFWGGVVGVALGLPLLLAAASFLTKRPIPALAYSYFGLALLGGMILRFVIVWGGEYKQPLVFPPSKWPFNLY; this is encoded by the coding sequence ATGCCACCAATTGATCAGTTGGACCCGAGTGGCCCACTTGTCCAGCTCGTGGCCCGCCAGTGGTCTTCGACGCCTCACATCCCGCTGTATCTCTTTTTCGGAGGGTTGGCGGCCGGGATCTTTATCGTTGCAGCGATCTGCGACCTGGTCAGCCTGAAGGCCCCTCGGTTTGAAGCGGTGGCCAAGGCCGCTGGGTATTTGGCCTTCCCCATGGCCGCGCTTGGCGGACTCTTTCTGTCAATTCACCTCGGGAAGCCGGAGCGGGGGATCCTCTTTCCGCTCTTCTTCACAAACTTTGAGTCGTGGATGGTCATCGGCGCGTGGATCCTTGCCCCCTTCATGGCCGTGTCTGCAGCCTACCCAGCTCTGTGGTTCTTTGGGGTGGACCGCCGGGCACGGATTGTGGTCGCTATCGTCGGAATTCCCGTGGCGATCGGACTCGCAGGGTATACCGGGTTTCTCTTGAGCGCTCAGGGATTCGTCCCTCTCTGGAGCCAGAAATATCTCCCCATCATGTTCCTGAACTCCGGGGTCACAACCGGGATCGCGCTCGCCGGCATTGCGACGCTCGTGGCCACCCAGATCTCCTTGCCTTTGGTGGGGCCGATACGCTTGGAAGACCGGGACCGCTCTGACGTGATTCGATGGCTCACCCTTTTCATGGGGATTGCCATCCTCCTCGAGTCCTTCGAGTTGTATAGCTTCATGGGCTATCTGACGCAGAAAGCGAAGGGGGGGGAGTTCGTCGTCAATGTGCTCACTCAAGGAGCCCTGTCGTCCTGGTTTTGGGGCGGGGTCGTCGGAGTGGCCCTGGGGCTTCCATTGCTCCTGGCCGCAGCGAGCTTCCTGACCAAGCGGCCCATCCCGGCGTTAGCATACTCCTATTTCGGCCTGGCCCTGTTGGGAGGAATGATCCTCCGATTTGTCATCGTGTGGGGGGGCGAGTACAAGCAGCCTCTCGTCTTTCCCCCCTCCAAGTGGCCCTTTAACCTGTACTAG
- a CDS encoding molybdopterin-dependent oxidoreductase: MTLRRVRASEAMASPSWLDKLNPVIDRRSFLRAAGIGMGAGVMSSALPGPLTRDAAAAVEAPKLNQIKTICGNCAVACGFIGEEQNGVWVSIEPWFEHPINLGSLCSKGAAGREHVISEKRLRYPMKLKGGKWQRISWDQAMSEIAQKLTAIRKKHGADALMILGSAHHGNEMAYSIRKFAALWGSNNIDHQARICHSTTVAGLANVWGYGAMTNSMNDIRNSRSIMVIGENCAESHPISMQHILTAKEVNRAQLIVIDPRFTKTAAFANQYYRHRSGTDVALIYGLCNIILANGWEDRQMINERTYGFDEWQSVVKKFDPDTVADITGLTKEDLHRIAKTMADNRPGTVIWAMGGTQHTNGTCVTRSYCTMQLILGNMGVRGGGANVFRGHDNVQGATDLGVLSNTLPGYYGLSEKAYKHWSNVWDVDFNWVKARFNPKTFNSKGFTVARWYEGVLMDAKKELSNGGVNVHAALYWGHSSNSQSQMDRVKKALEKVELLVDIDPFVTNTAVLPDRKDGVYLLPAATQYEQWTSVTNSNRDIQWRNRIVPPVWESRTDLAILLDLAERLGLKDKLIHSKRGNWKGVPKSAKDLKELPEETIDDIIREWNLGMRTIGMVGQTPERMKRQQKWAHAFEVKTKRAEGGPVDGEYWGLSWPCWNEKHPGTPILYRIEVPVAEGGMGFRARWGVTSPDGQTMLASAGSAPPKSSIDGGYAERKNWKTDLSGKVFEEAIAQGLAPYGNGRARFKAWNIPDPIPLHREPLHSPRPDLIAKYPTYDDVKNHYRVPTLWKSLQKPDWVKKYPIILTTARQVEFEGGGAAERACWWLVELNSMYCEIHPKLANDYGIKHGGWMIIESPEDLDDKPSMVKVQAKVTRRVGPDTVMLPFHWGGSFEGKSLAHKFPEGTVPYGIGESANVITNYGYDRVTQMQETKTGLCRIRKA; the protein is encoded by the coding sequence ATGACGCTACGGAGAGTAAGAGCGAGCGAGGCCATGGCCTCGCCCTCATGGCTCGACAAGCTGAACCCCGTGATCGACCGCCGCAGCTTCTTGAGAGCGGCCGGAATCGGAATGGGCGCCGGGGTGATGAGTTCCGCCCTGCCCGGTCCCCTGACCCGGGATGCCGCTGCCGCGGTCGAGGCCCCAAAGCTGAACCAGATTAAGACGATCTGCGGCAACTGCGCCGTCGCGTGCGGCTTTATCGGGGAGGAACAGAACGGGGTTTGGGTCAGCATCGAGCCATGGTTTGAGCACCCCATCAATTTAGGGAGCCTCTGCTCCAAGGGGGCAGCGGGTCGGGAGCACGTGATCAGCGAGAAGCGTCTCCGCTACCCGATGAAGCTGAAGGGCGGAAAGTGGCAACGGATCAGCTGGGACCAGGCGATGTCCGAGATCGCTCAGAAGCTGACCGCGATCCGGAAGAAGCACGGTGCGGACGCGCTGATGATCCTCGGCTCGGCCCACCATGGTAACGAGATGGCGTACAGCATCCGGAAGTTCGCCGCCCTTTGGGGCTCCAATAACATCGATCACCAGGCCCGCATTTGCCACTCGACCACCGTCGCCGGACTCGCCAATGTGTGGGGCTACGGCGCCATGACCAACTCGATGAATGACATCCGCAACAGCCGGAGCATCATGGTCATCGGCGAGAACTGTGCCGAGTCCCACCCGATCTCGATGCAGCATATCCTGACCGCCAAAGAGGTGAACAGGGCCCAGCTCATCGTGATCGATCCCCGGTTCACCAAGACGGCGGCCTTTGCCAATCAGTACTACCGCCACCGCTCGGGCACCGACGTGGCGCTCATCTACGGGCTTTGCAACATCATCCTGGCCAATGGCTGGGAAGACCGGCAGATGATCAACGAGCGGACGTACGGGTTCGACGAATGGCAAAGCGTTGTCAAGAAATTTGACCCAGACACGGTCGCCGATATCACCGGCCTCACCAAGGAGGACCTGCACCGGATCGCCAAGACCATGGCGGACAACCGCCCGGGGACGGTGATCTGGGCGATGGGCGGCACCCAACACACCAACGGCACGTGCGTCACCCGCTCCTACTGCACCATGCAGCTCATCCTGGGCAATATGGGGGTGCGGGGTGGCGGCGCCAATGTGTTCCGGGGGCATGACAACGTCCAGGGTGCGACCGACCTCGGTGTGCTCTCGAACACGTTGCCCGGGTATTACGGCCTTTCCGAGAAGGCGTACAAGCACTGGAGTAACGTCTGGGACGTCGATTTCAACTGGGTCAAGGCGCGGTTTAACCCCAAGACCTTCAACAGTAAGGGCTTCACGGTCGCCCGGTGGTACGAGGGCGTCCTGATGGATGCCAAGAAGGAGCTGAGCAACGGTGGGGTCAACGTCCATGCCGCGCTATACTGGGGCCATAGCTCAAACTCCCAGTCCCAGATGGACCGCGTCAAGAAGGCCCTGGAGAAGGTCGAGCTCTTGGTCGATATCGACCCCTTCGTCACCAACACGGCCGTGCTGCCCGACCGGAAGGATGGGGTCTACCTCCTGCCGGCGGCGACCCAGTACGAGCAGTGGACGAGCGTCACCAACTCGAACCGGGATATCCAGTGGCGCAACAGAATCGTGCCGCCGGTCTGGGAGTCCCGGACCGACCTGGCAATCCTGCTCGACCTCGCCGAGCGGCTCGGGCTCAAGGACAAGCTCATTCACAGCAAGCGGGGCAACTGGAAGGGCGTGCCAAAGAGCGCGAAGGATCTCAAGGAGCTTCCGGAAGAAACCATCGACGACATCATCCGGGAGTGGAACCTTGGCATGCGGACCATCGGCATGGTCGGCCAGACCCCAGAGCGGATGAAGCGGCAGCAGAAGTGGGCCCACGCCTTTGAGGTAAAGACCAAGCGCGCCGAGGGTGGGCCGGTCGATGGGGAGTACTGGGGTCTCAGCTGGCCCTGCTGGAACGAGAAGCATCCCGGCACCCCCATCCTGTACCGGATCGAAGTGCCGGTGGCCGAGGGGGGCATGGGCTTCCGGGCCCGGTGGGGGGTCACGTCGCCCGACGGCCAGACCATGTTGGCGTCGGCTGGCTCGGCCCCGCCGAAGAGCTCCATCGACGGCGGTTATGCTGAGCGGAAGAACTGGAAGACCGATCTCAGCGGTAAGGTATTTGAAGAGGCCATCGCCCAGGGGCTCGCCCCATACGGCAACGGCCGGGCCCGGTTCAAGGCCTGGAATATCCCGGACCCGATCCCGCTGCACCGGGAGCCGCTCCACAGCCCGCGGCCCGACCTTATCGCCAAGTACCCAACCTACGATGATGTCAAGAACCATTACCGCGTGCCGACCCTCTGGAAGAGCCTGCAGAAGCCGGACTGGGTGAAGAAGTACCCGATCATCCTGACGACCGCCCGGCAGGTCGAGTTCGAGGGGGGCGGTGCGGCCGAGCGGGCCTGCTGGTGGCTCGTTGAGCTGAACTCGATGTACTGCGAGATTCACCCGAAGCTGGCCAACGACTACGGGATCAAGCACGGCGGCTGGATGATCATCGAGTCGCCGGAAGACCTGGATGACAAGCCGAGTATGGTCAAGGTACAGGCCAAGGTGACCCGCCGGGTGGGGCCCGACACCGTCATGCTCCCCTTTCACTGGGGCGGCTCTTTCGAGGGGAAGTCGCTCGCCCACAAGTTCCCCGAGGGGACGGTGCCTTACGGCATCGGCGAGTCGGCCAATGTGATCACCAACTACGGCTACGACCGGGTCACCCAGATGCAGGAAACCAAGACGGGCCTTTGCCGGATCCGGAAGGCCTAA